The Phaenicophaeus curvirostris isolate KB17595 chromosome 25, BPBGC_Pcur_1.0, whole genome shotgun sequence genome has a segment encoding these proteins:
- the TEX12 gene encoding testis-expressed protein 12: MTSTTQKSDENRSKRKRETENEASENPQLTSLDKTDLAFSEDSQSLYKPEPLEKVLNEMNKEIMNLLSKYAHIIRQRAAMDASYVQELDGILKEARTIENHLKQKRESLKQRLNVIANTLQN; the protein is encoded by the exons ATGACCAGCACCACACAAAAATCTGATGAAAATAGGAGTAAACGTAAAAGAGAGACGGAG AATGAAGCTTCAGAAAATCCTCAGTTGACTTCCCTTGACAAAACGGATTTGGCTTTTTCTGAAGACTCACAGTCCCTTTACAAACCTGAACCACTGGAAAAAGTTTTAAACG AGATGAACAAAGAAATTATGAACCTGCTTTCAAAATATGCTCATATTATAAGGCAA AGAGCAGCGATGGATGCTTCTTATGTCCAAGAACTTGATGGAATCTTAAAAGAAGCAAGGACCATAGAAAACcacttaaaacagaaaagggagagTCTGAAACAGAGACTGAATGTGATCGCAAATACGCTGCAAAACTAA
- the BCO2 gene encoding carotenoid-cleaving dioxygenase, mitochondrial isoform X1, which translates to MMSGSALQPIHRCWLHATILATVPLVTISDPMPSPERNMIFRILLSAVSLLLADLPQFLCSLMQFIPGLKNFLPSSSKEEITFSSSRGLQCILPLTQTAKETPQPIPAKIKGHIPKWINGNLLRNGPGKFEFGEEKFNHWFDGMALLHQFQLKNGMVTYRSKFLQSNSYLTNSQHNRIVASEFGTLAMPDPCKSVFGRFMSRFEMPQPSDNANVNYVVYKGDYYVSNENIFMYKVDPETLETKEKVDWSKYVAVNGATAHPHYESDGTTYNMGNSYGKHGSRYNIIRVPPQKSHWSDKLEGVKVLCSIAPTDRMKPSYYHSFGMSENYIIFIEQPIKLNLLQIITSKLRGKAILDGISWEPQYNTYFHVVNKHTGEVLPGQWYSKPFATFHQINAFEDEGCVVLDLCCQDDGTTLAAYKLQNLRKSGEGLDQVYDSISRAFPRRFVLPLNVNSDTPVGKNLNPLSYTLARAVKDADGKVCCTHENLHPEGFEKVGGLEFPQINYSRHNGRRYRYFYGCGFGHLVGDSLIKVDVETKNFKIWQEDGCYPSEPVFVPMPNATAEDSGVILSVVVSLAENQSAFLLVLDAETFTELGRAEVAVQMPYGFHGVFTSH; encoded by the exons ATGATGTCAGGCAGCGCTCTCCAACCGATCCATCGGTGCTGGCTGCACGCTACCATCCTGGCAACCGTACCTTTGGTGACCATCTCTGATCCGATGCCTTCTCCCGAGCGGAATATGATTTTCAGAATCCTTTTGTCCGCCGTCAGCCTCCTGCTTGCTGATTTGCCGCAGTTCCTCTGCTCTTTGATGCAATTCATTCCAG GTTTAAAGAATTTCCTGCCCAGCTCATCAAAAGAGGAAATCACCTTCAGTAGTTCCAGGGGTTTGCAATGCATCTTGCCCTTAACGCAGACAGCAAAGGAGACCCCTCAGCCCATCCCAGCAAAGATCAAAGGACATATTCCCAAGTGGATTAATGGCAATCTTCTGAGAAATGGTCCTGGGAAATTTGAGTTTGGTGAGGAGAA ATTTAACCATTGGTTTGATGGCATGGCCCTGTTGCATCAGTTTCAGTTGAAGAATGGCATGGTGACGTACCGGAGCAAGTTCCTGCAGAGCAATTCCTACCTGACCAACAGCCAGCACAACCGCATCGTGGCCTCAGAGTTTGGGACGCTGGCCATGCCAGACCCATGCAAGAGTGTCTTTGGGCGCTTCATGTCACGATTTGAGATGCCAC AACCAAGTGACAATGCCAATGTGAACTACGTTGTGTATAAAGGAGACTATTATGTCAGCAATGAGAACATCTTCATGTACAAAGTGGACCCAGAAACGCTTGAAACGAAGGAAAAG GTAGACTGGAGCAAATACGTTGCAGTGAACGGGGCCACTGCTCATCCTCATTATGAGTCTGATGGGACAACGTACAACATGGGAAATTCCTATGGGAAACATG gGTCTAGATATAATATCATTCGGGTCCCTCCACAAAAGTCACACTGGAGTGACAAGTTAGAGGGAGTGAAAGTGCTGTGCTCCATTGCTCCAACAGATAGGATGAAACCCTCCTACTATCACAGCTTTG GAATGAGTGAAAACTACATCATATTCATCGAGCAACCCATCAAGCTGAATCTGTTGCAGATTATCACTTCCAAACTCCGTGGGAAAGCCATTTTAGATGGGATAAGCTGGGAGCCTCAGTACAATACTTATTTCCATGTGGTGAATAAGCACACTGGGGAG GTGCTGCCAGGGCAGTGGTACAGTAAGCCTTTCGCTACTTTCCATCAAATCAACGCCTTCGAAGATGAGGGCTGTGTGGTCCTTGACCTGTGTTGCCAGGACGATGGAACAACTTTGGCTGCATACAAACTCCAGAATCTGCGGAAGAGTGGGGAAGGTCTCGATCAG GTTTATGACTCAATATCCCGAGCTTTCCCACGTCGCTTTGTTCTCCCACTGAATGTGAATTCAGACACACCTGTGGGGAAGAATCTGAACCCGCTCTCTTATACATTGGCAAGGGCTGTGAAGGATGCAGATGGCAAG GTCTGTTGTACACATGAAAATCTTCACCCTGAAGGTTTTGAAAAGGTTGGGGGCTTGGAGTTCCCTCAGATCAACTACTCTCGGCACAATGGTAGGAGGTACCGCTATTTCTATGGATGTGGTTTTGGGCATTTGGTTGGAGATTCCTTGATCAAGGTTGATGTGGAGACCAAGAATTTCAAG ATTTGGCAGGAGGATGGATGCTACCCATCAGAGCCTGTGTTTGTGCCAATGCCCAATGCCACAGCAGAAGACAGCGGAGTCATCTTGTCTGTTGTGGTCTCCCTCGCTGAG AACCAAAGTGCTTTCCTGCTTGTCTTGGATGCAGAGACCTTCACAGAACTGGGGCGAGCAGAAGTCGCAGTGCAAATGCCTTATGGATTCCACGGCGTCTTTACTTCCCACTGA
- the BCO2 gene encoding carotenoid-cleaving dioxygenase, mitochondrial isoform X4 produces the protein MMSGSALQPIHRCWLHATILATVPLVTISDPMPSPERNMIFRILLSAVSLLLADLPQFLCSLMQFIPARKWVAEPPAMGSQQARWNKESSTGTSQQTQGLKNFLPSSSKEEITFSSSRGLQCILPLTQTAKETPQPIPAKIKGHIPKWINGNLLRNGPGKFEFGEEKFNHWFDGMALLHQFQLKNGMVTYRSKFLQSNSYLTNSQHNRIVASEFGTLAMPDPCKSVFGRFMSRFEMPQPSDNANVNYVVYKGDYYVSNENIFMYKVDPETLETKEKVDWSKYVAVNGATAHPHYESDGTTYNMGNSYGKHGSRYNIIRVPPQKSHWSDKLEGVKVLCSIAPTDRMKPSYYHSFGMSENYIIFIEQPIKLNLLQIITSKLRGKAILDGISWEPQYNTYFHVVNKHTGEVLPGQWYSKPFATFHQINAFEDEGCVVLDLCCQDDGTTLAAYKLQNLRKSGEGLDQVYDSISRAFPRRFVLPLNVNSDTPVGKNLNPLSYTLARAVKDADGKVCCTHENLHPEGFEKVGGLEFPQINYSRHNGRRYRYFYGCGFGHLVGDSLIKVDVETKNFKIWQEDGCYPSEPVFVPMPNATAEDSGVILSVVVSLAENQSAFLLVLDAETFTELGRAEVAVQMPYGFHGVFTSH, from the exons ATGATGTCAGGCAGCGCTCTCCAACCGATCCATCGGTGCTGGCTGCACGCTACCATCCTGGCAACCGTACCTTTGGTGACCATCTCTGATCCGATGCCTTCTCCCGAGCGGAATATGATTTTCAGAATCCTTTTGTCCGCCGTCAGCCTCCTGCTTGCTGATTTGCCGCAGTTCCTCTGCTCTTTGATGCAATTCATTCCAG CGAGGAAGTGGGTGGCTGAGCCCCCGGCAATGGGAAGTCAACAAGCTAGATGGAACAAGGAGTCAAGTACGGGGACTTCCCAGCAGACACAAG GTTTAAAGAATTTCCTGCCCAGCTCATCAAAAGAGGAAATCACCTTCAGTAGTTCCAGGGGTTTGCAATGCATCTTGCCCTTAACGCAGACAGCAAAGGAGACCCCTCAGCCCATCCCAGCAAAGATCAAAGGACATATTCCCAAGTGGATTAATGGCAATCTTCTGAGAAATGGTCCTGGGAAATTTGAGTTTGGTGAGGAGAA ATTTAACCATTGGTTTGATGGCATGGCCCTGTTGCATCAGTTTCAGTTGAAGAATGGCATGGTGACGTACCGGAGCAAGTTCCTGCAGAGCAATTCCTACCTGACCAACAGCCAGCACAACCGCATCGTGGCCTCAGAGTTTGGGACGCTGGCCATGCCAGACCCATGCAAGAGTGTCTTTGGGCGCTTCATGTCACGATTTGAGATGCCAC AACCAAGTGACAATGCCAATGTGAACTACGTTGTGTATAAAGGAGACTATTATGTCAGCAATGAGAACATCTTCATGTACAAAGTGGACCCAGAAACGCTTGAAACGAAGGAAAAG GTAGACTGGAGCAAATACGTTGCAGTGAACGGGGCCACTGCTCATCCTCATTATGAGTCTGATGGGACAACGTACAACATGGGAAATTCCTATGGGAAACATG gGTCTAGATATAATATCATTCGGGTCCCTCCACAAAAGTCACACTGGAGTGACAAGTTAGAGGGAGTGAAAGTGCTGTGCTCCATTGCTCCAACAGATAGGATGAAACCCTCCTACTATCACAGCTTTG GAATGAGTGAAAACTACATCATATTCATCGAGCAACCCATCAAGCTGAATCTGTTGCAGATTATCACTTCCAAACTCCGTGGGAAAGCCATTTTAGATGGGATAAGCTGGGAGCCTCAGTACAATACTTATTTCCATGTGGTGAATAAGCACACTGGGGAG GTGCTGCCAGGGCAGTGGTACAGTAAGCCTTTCGCTACTTTCCATCAAATCAACGCCTTCGAAGATGAGGGCTGTGTGGTCCTTGACCTGTGTTGCCAGGACGATGGAACAACTTTGGCTGCATACAAACTCCAGAATCTGCGGAAGAGTGGGGAAGGTCTCGATCAG GTTTATGACTCAATATCCCGAGCTTTCCCACGTCGCTTTGTTCTCCCACTGAATGTGAATTCAGACACACCTGTGGGGAAGAATCTGAACCCGCTCTCTTATACATTGGCAAGGGCTGTGAAGGATGCAGATGGCAAG GTCTGTTGTACACATGAAAATCTTCACCCTGAAGGTTTTGAAAAGGTTGGGGGCTTGGAGTTCCCTCAGATCAACTACTCTCGGCACAATGGTAGGAGGTACCGCTATTTCTATGGATGTGGTTTTGGGCATTTGGTTGGAGATTCCTTGATCAAGGTTGATGTGGAGACCAAGAATTTCAAG ATTTGGCAGGAGGATGGATGCTACCCATCAGAGCCTGTGTTTGTGCCAATGCCCAATGCCACAGCAGAAGACAGCGGAGTCATCTTGTCTGTTGTGGTCTCCCTCGCTGAG AACCAAAGTGCTTTCCTGCTTGTCTTGGATGCAGAGACCTTCACAGAACTGGGGCGAGCAGAAGTCGCAGTGCAAATGCCTTATGGATTCCACGGCGTCTTTACTTCCCACTGA
- the BCO2 gene encoding carotenoid-cleaving dioxygenase, mitochondrial isoform X3: protein MSRLLKRGLKNFLPSSSKEEITFSSSRGLQCILPLTQTAKETPQPIPAKIKGHIPKWINGNLLRNGPGKFEFGEEKFNHWFDGMALLHQFQLKNGMVTYRSKFLQSNSYLTNSQHNRIVASEFGTLAMPDPCKSVFGRFMSRFEMPQPSDNANVNYVVYKGDYYVSNENIFMYKVDPETLETKEKVDWSKYVAVNGATAHPHYESDGTTYNMGNSYGKHGSRYNIIRVPPQKSHWSDKLEGVKVLCSIAPTDRMKPSYYHSFGMSENYIIFIEQPIKLNLLQIITSKLRGKAILDGISWEPQYNTYFHVVNKHTGEVLPGQWYSKPFATFHQINAFEDEGCVVLDLCCQDDGTTLAAYKLQNLRKSGEGLDQVYDSISRAFPRRFVLPLNVNSDTPVGKNLNPLSYTLARAVKDADGKVCCTHENLHPEGFEKVGGLEFPQINYSRHNGRRYRYFYGCGFGHLVGDSLIKVDVETKNFKIWQEDGCYPSEPVFVPMPNATAEDSGVILSVVVSLAENQSAFLLVLDAETFTELGRAEVAVQMPYGFHGVFTSH, encoded by the exons ATGAGCAGACTTCTGAAGAGGG GTTTAAAGAATTTCCTGCCCAGCTCATCAAAAGAGGAAATCACCTTCAGTAGTTCCAGGGGTTTGCAATGCATCTTGCCCTTAACGCAGACAGCAAAGGAGACCCCTCAGCCCATCCCAGCAAAGATCAAAGGACATATTCCCAAGTGGATTAATGGCAATCTTCTGAGAAATGGTCCTGGGAAATTTGAGTTTGGTGAGGAGAA ATTTAACCATTGGTTTGATGGCATGGCCCTGTTGCATCAGTTTCAGTTGAAGAATGGCATGGTGACGTACCGGAGCAAGTTCCTGCAGAGCAATTCCTACCTGACCAACAGCCAGCACAACCGCATCGTGGCCTCAGAGTTTGGGACGCTGGCCATGCCAGACCCATGCAAGAGTGTCTTTGGGCGCTTCATGTCACGATTTGAGATGCCAC AACCAAGTGACAATGCCAATGTGAACTACGTTGTGTATAAAGGAGACTATTATGTCAGCAATGAGAACATCTTCATGTACAAAGTGGACCCAGAAACGCTTGAAACGAAGGAAAAG GTAGACTGGAGCAAATACGTTGCAGTGAACGGGGCCACTGCTCATCCTCATTATGAGTCTGATGGGACAACGTACAACATGGGAAATTCCTATGGGAAACATG gGTCTAGATATAATATCATTCGGGTCCCTCCACAAAAGTCACACTGGAGTGACAAGTTAGAGGGAGTGAAAGTGCTGTGCTCCATTGCTCCAACAGATAGGATGAAACCCTCCTACTATCACAGCTTTG GAATGAGTGAAAACTACATCATATTCATCGAGCAACCCATCAAGCTGAATCTGTTGCAGATTATCACTTCCAAACTCCGTGGGAAAGCCATTTTAGATGGGATAAGCTGGGAGCCTCAGTACAATACTTATTTCCATGTGGTGAATAAGCACACTGGGGAG GTGCTGCCAGGGCAGTGGTACAGTAAGCCTTTCGCTACTTTCCATCAAATCAACGCCTTCGAAGATGAGGGCTGTGTGGTCCTTGACCTGTGTTGCCAGGACGATGGAACAACTTTGGCTGCATACAAACTCCAGAATCTGCGGAAGAGTGGGGAAGGTCTCGATCAG GTTTATGACTCAATATCCCGAGCTTTCCCACGTCGCTTTGTTCTCCCACTGAATGTGAATTCAGACACACCTGTGGGGAAGAATCTGAACCCGCTCTCTTATACATTGGCAAGGGCTGTGAAGGATGCAGATGGCAAG GTCTGTTGTACACATGAAAATCTTCACCCTGAAGGTTTTGAAAAGGTTGGGGGCTTGGAGTTCCCTCAGATCAACTACTCTCGGCACAATGGTAGGAGGTACCGCTATTTCTATGGATGTGGTTTTGGGCATTTGGTTGGAGATTCCTTGATCAAGGTTGATGTGGAGACCAAGAATTTCAAG ATTTGGCAGGAGGATGGATGCTACCCATCAGAGCCTGTGTTTGTGCCAATGCCCAATGCCACAGCAGAAGACAGCGGAGTCATCTTGTCTGTTGTGGTCTCCCTCGCTGAG AACCAAAGTGCTTTCCTGCTTGTCTTGGATGCAGAGACCTTCACAGAACTGGGGCGAGCAGAAGTCGCAGTGCAAATGCCTTATGGATTCCACGGCGTCTTTACTTCCCACTGA
- the BCO2 gene encoding carotenoid-cleaving dioxygenase, mitochondrial isoform X2: MALLHQFQLKNGMVTYRSKFLQSNSYLTNSQHNRIVASEFGTLAMPDPCKSVFGRFMSRFEMPQPSDNANVNYVVYKGDYYVSNENIFMYKVDPETLETKEKVDWSKYVAVNGATAHPHYESDGTTYNMGNSYGKHGSRYNIIRVPPQKSHWSDKLEGVKVLCSIAPTDRMKPSYYHSFGMSENYIIFIEQPIKLNLLQIITSKLRGKAILDGISWEPQYNTYFHVVNKHTGEVLPGQWYSKPFATFHQINAFEDEGCVVLDLCCQDDGTTLAAYKLQNLRKSGEGLDQVYDSISRAFPRRFVLPLNVNSDTPVGKNLNPLSYTLARAVKDADGKVCCTHENLHPEGFEKVGGLEFPQINYSRHNGRRYRYFYGCGFGHLVGDSLIKVDVETKNFKIWQEDGCYPSEPVFVPMPNATAEDSGVILSVVVSLAENQSAFLLVLDAETFTELGRAEVAVQMPYGFHGVFTSH, translated from the exons ATGGCCCTGTTGCATCAGTTTCAGTTGAAGAATGGCATGGTGACGTACCGGAGCAAGTTCCTGCAGAGCAATTCCTACCTGACCAACAGCCAGCACAACCGCATCGTGGCCTCAGAGTTTGGGACGCTGGCCATGCCAGACCCATGCAAGAGTGTCTTTGGGCGCTTCATGTCACGATTTGAGATGCCAC AACCAAGTGACAATGCCAATGTGAACTACGTTGTGTATAAAGGAGACTATTATGTCAGCAATGAGAACATCTTCATGTACAAAGTGGACCCAGAAACGCTTGAAACGAAGGAAAAG GTAGACTGGAGCAAATACGTTGCAGTGAACGGGGCCACTGCTCATCCTCATTATGAGTCTGATGGGACAACGTACAACATGGGAAATTCCTATGGGAAACATG gGTCTAGATATAATATCATTCGGGTCCCTCCACAAAAGTCACACTGGAGTGACAAGTTAGAGGGAGTGAAAGTGCTGTGCTCCATTGCTCCAACAGATAGGATGAAACCCTCCTACTATCACAGCTTTG GAATGAGTGAAAACTACATCATATTCATCGAGCAACCCATCAAGCTGAATCTGTTGCAGATTATCACTTCCAAACTCCGTGGGAAAGCCATTTTAGATGGGATAAGCTGGGAGCCTCAGTACAATACTTATTTCCATGTGGTGAATAAGCACACTGGGGAG GTGCTGCCAGGGCAGTGGTACAGTAAGCCTTTCGCTACTTTCCATCAAATCAACGCCTTCGAAGATGAGGGCTGTGTGGTCCTTGACCTGTGTTGCCAGGACGATGGAACAACTTTGGCTGCATACAAACTCCAGAATCTGCGGAAGAGTGGGGAAGGTCTCGATCAG GTTTATGACTCAATATCCCGAGCTTTCCCACGTCGCTTTGTTCTCCCACTGAATGTGAATTCAGACACACCTGTGGGGAAGAATCTGAACCCGCTCTCTTATACATTGGCAAGGGCTGTGAAGGATGCAGATGGCAAG GTCTGTTGTACACATGAAAATCTTCACCCTGAAGGTTTTGAAAAGGTTGGGGGCTTGGAGTTCCCTCAGATCAACTACTCTCGGCACAATGGTAGGAGGTACCGCTATTTCTATGGATGTGGTTTTGGGCATTTGGTTGGAGATTCCTTGATCAAGGTTGATGTGGAGACCAAGAATTTCAAG ATTTGGCAGGAGGATGGATGCTACCCATCAGAGCCTGTGTTTGTGCCAATGCCCAATGCCACAGCAGAAGACAGCGGAGTCATCTTGTCTGTTGTGGTCTCCCTCGCTGAG AACCAAAGTGCTTTCCTGCTTGTCTTGGATGCAGAGACCTTCACAGAACTGGGGCGAGCAGAAGTCGCAGTGCAAATGCCTTATGGATTCCACGGCGTCTTTACTTCCCACTGA
- the PTS gene encoding 6-pyruvoyl tetrahydrobiopterin synthase translates to MAARAARRARLSRCVTFSACHRLHSKALSDEENLKVFGKCNNPHGHGHNYKVIVTVQGEIDPVSGMVINLTDLKEYMQEAIMGPLDHKNLDKDVPYFANVVSTTENVAVFIWENLKKLLPTGTLYKVKVYETDQNIVVYKGEETISEK, encoded by the exons ATGGCGGCGCGCGCTGCCCGCCGGGCGCGGCTCTCGCGCTGCGTCACCTTCAGCGCCTGCCACCGCCTGCACAG TAAAGCACTGAGCGatgaagaaaacctgaaggTGTTTGGGAAGTGCAATAATCCACATGGCCACGGGCACAACTATAAAG ttatAGTCACTGTGCAAGGAGAG aTTGACCCAGTCTCAGGAATGGTCATAAACCTGACAGACCTGAAAGAATATATGCAG gAAGCAATCATGGGACCACTTGACCACAAAAACCTGGATAAGGATGTGCCATACTTTGCTAACGTTGTGAG CACCACGGAGAATGTTGCGGTATTCATCTGGGAAAACCTCAAGAAGCTGCTGCCCACAGGAACTCTTTATAAAGTCAAAGTGTATGAAACGGACCAGAacattgttgtttataaaggagaagaaacaatCTCTGAGAAGTGA
- the LOC138730929 gene encoding placenta-expressed transcript 1 protein-like — translation MATFLFLVQLLFIGTHIIPASAQTETCNWLQTTTESNFTINVTSDVYQANTTYLVTIIDNLPEENVTNYLLQALSPQKASLGNWSVEEIENCSSINTAVLKSNQKAANWTSPESNITSVEIRAYIRLKDSSTLFSTKTLRKEAKTTTAPSATTPNSVSMVQSSSFFIAVIQLPLLLITSKLLS, via the exons ATGGCGACTTTCCTCTTCTTGGTGCAACTCCTCTTCATCGGGACACACATCATCCCAGCATCCGCACAGACAGAAACATGTAACTGGCTCCAGACTACAACTGAAAGCAACTTCACTATAAACGTGACATCCGACGTATACCAGGCAAACACAACCTACCTAG TTACAATAATTGACAACCTCCCTGAAGAGAATGTGACCAATTACCTACTGCAAGCCTTATCCCCACAAAAAGCCTCCCTGGGAAACTGGAGTGTGGAAGAGATTGAAAACTGCAGTTCTATCAACACAGCAGTACTAAAGAGCAACCAGAAAGCAGCAAATTGGACATCTCCAGAAAGTAACATAACTTCAGTGGAAATCAG GGCGTACATACGCCTCAAAGATAGTTCCACCCTGTTCTCGACTAAGACTCTGCGCAAAG AAGCCAAAACAACCACAGCACCATCAGCCACCACCCCCAACTCCGTCTCCATGGTTCAGAGCAGCTCCTTCTTCATAGCCGTCATTCAGCTGCCACTGCTCCTCATCACAAGCAAACTCCTCTCGTAG